One part of the Musa acuminata AAA Group cultivar baxijiao chromosome BXJ1-5, Cavendish_Baxijiao_AAA, whole genome shotgun sequence genome encodes these proteins:
- the LOC135674106 gene encoding chitinase 6-like, with the protein MAVHNTTMLFLGLLLAGAIAVAAQNCGCSADLCCSKYGYCGTGDDYCGDGCQSGPCYSSSPPSNDVSVADIVTQSFFDGIIGQADGGCAGKSFYTRDAFLTAAGSYPTFGHTGTADDSKREIAAFFAHATHETGHFCYIEEIDGASKDYCDENNTEWPCIAGKGYYGRGPLQLSWNYNYGPAGQSIGFDGLNAPETVANDVVVSFKAALWFWMNNCHSAITSGQGFGATIRAINGDLECDGKNTETMNARVGYYKDYCSQFGVDPGSNLTC; encoded by the exons ATGGCGGTACACAACACGACGATGCTTTTCCTGGGCCTCCTCTTGGCCGGAGCCATCGCGGTGGCCGCCCAGAATTGCGGCTGCTCTGCCGACCTCTGCTGCAGCAAGTACGGCTACTGCGGCACCGGCGACGACTACTGCGGCGACGGGTGCCAGTCGGGACCGTGCTACTCCTCCTCCCCCCCCTCCAACGACGTCTCGGTGGCCGACATCGTGACGCAGAGCTTCTTCGACGGGATCATCGGCCAGGCCGACGGCGGGTGCGCCGGCAAGAGCTTCTACACCCGCGACGCCTTCCTGACCGCAGCCGGCTCCTACCCGACCTTCGGCCACACCGGAACCGCCGACGACTCCAAGCGCGAGATCGCCGCCTTCTTCGCCCACGCCACGCACGAGACCGGAC ACTTCTGCTACATAGAGGAGATCGATGGCGCGTCGAAGGACTACTGCGACGAGAACAACACGGAGTGGCCGTGCATTGCGGGGAAGGGCTACTACGGCCGCGGGCCGCTCCAACTCTCCTGGAACTACAACTACGGACCCGCCGGGCAAAGCATCGGGTTCGACGGCCTGAACGCGCCGGAGACGGTGGCCAACGACGTCGTCGTCTCCTTCAAGGCCGCCCTGTGGTTCTGGATGAACAACTGCCACTCGGCCATCACGTCAGGCCAAGGATTCGGAGCCACCATCCGGGCGATCAACGGCGACCTCGAGTGCGACGGTAAGAACACGGAGACGATGAACGCTCGCGTCGGATACTACAAGGACTACTGCAGCCAGTTCGGCGTCGACCCTGGAAGTAACCTCACTTGCTGA